In Crinalium epipsammum PCC 9333, the following are encoded in one genomic region:
- a CDS encoding AAA-like domain-containing protein, with product MSSPGRKKRTILVLAANPKNSTPLRLDEEVREIDAGLRRAQKREEFQLEQQWAVTPRDMQRAVLEFNPQIVHFSGHGVGEGGLALEDEHGQAKLVSAKALAGLFELFMDQVECVLLNACYSEVQAQAIACHIPYVIGMNQAVGDTAAKEFAVGFYDALGVGKSIEFAYKLGCSSIRMAGIPEELTPVLIKKSDIIAQGSDICLLATEVEAAVVLEPRSPSVVEVPVAPFCLDNPEGSVSLDSSFYIERPPIEVDRYETVVKPGALIRVKAPRQMGKSSLLQRILYHARQQKHQTAYINFQSADAEFFTNIDLFLQWFCASVSNELNLDERLDDYWKWGLGSKNKCTNYFQRYLLSTIAETSETLTLGLDEVDQIFQYPEIAQDFFGLLRAWHERGKNEAAWKNLRLVIVHSQEVYIPLNINQSPFNVGVPIDLPELNQRQVTELIKRHGLNWSISEIEQLIGVVDGHPYLLRKALYEITRGSLTLEKFLQVAPTEEGLYGDHLRRHLFNLKENPCLEGAMKEVIASNVPVRLEPSQAFKLRSMGLVKLRGNDVIPLCNLYRIYFCDRLGVH from the coding sequence ATGAGCAGCCCAGGTAGAAAAAAAAGAACTATTTTAGTTTTAGCAGCAAATCCGAAAAACTCTACTCCTTTGCGTCTAGATGAAGAAGTCAGGGAAATTGATGCTGGATTAAGACGCGCCCAGAAGCGGGAAGAATTTCAATTAGAGCAACAATGGGCAGTTACACCTAGAGATATGCAAAGGGCGGTTTTGGAGTTTAATCCCCAAATTGTGCATTTTTCTGGGCATGGTGTAGGTGAGGGAGGTTTGGCGCTAGAAGATGAACATGGGCAAGCAAAACTTGTTAGTGCTAAGGCTTTGGCGGGTTTGTTTGAGTTGTTTATGGATCAGGTGGAGTGTGTGTTACTAAATGCTTGTTATTCCGAAGTACAAGCACAAGCGATCGCCTGTCACATTCCCTATGTTATTGGGATGAATCAAGCAGTTGGTGATACCGCCGCTAAGGAATTTGCCGTAGGTTTTTATGATGCTTTAGGGGTAGGGAAATCAATTGAATTTGCCTATAAATTAGGCTGTAGTAGCATCAGGATGGCTGGGATTCCCGAAGAACTCACCCCTGTATTAATTAAGAAGTCAGATATTATAGCACAGGGAAGCGATATTTGTCTATTAGCGACTGAAGTGGAAGCAGCAGTTGTCTTAGAACCGCGATCGCCTTCGGTAGTAGAAGTGCCTGTTGCTCCCTTTTGTTTAGATAATCCTGAAGGTTCTGTTAGTTTAGACTCCTCCTTTTACATCGAAAGACCGCCGATTGAAGTTGATCGTTATGAAACTGTTGTCAAGCCTGGGGCATTAATTCGGGTAAAAGCGCCCAGACAGATGGGTAAATCTTCTCTACTCCAAAGAATTCTCTATCACGCTCGTCAACAAAAACACCAAACTGCTTATATTAATTTCCAGTCAGCCGATGCCGAATTTTTTACTAATATTGATTTATTTTTACAGTGGTTTTGTGCCAGCGTTAGTAATGAATTAAATTTAGATGAACGATTAGATGATTACTGGAAATGGGGTTTAGGCAGTAAAAATAAGTGTACTAATTACTTCCAACGCTACTTACTTTCAACTATTGCTGAAACATCTGAAACCTTAACTTTAGGGTTAGACGAGGTAGACCAAATTTTTCAATATCCAGAAATTGCTCAAGACTTTTTTGGCTTGTTGCGGGCGTGGCATGAAAGAGGGAAAAATGAGGCAGCTTGGAAAAATTTACGCTTGGTAATTGTCCATTCTCAAGAAGTTTATATTCCTCTTAATATTAATCAATCGCCTTTTAATGTAGGTGTACCAATTGATTTACCAGAGTTAAATCAGAGACAAGTTACAGAGTTGATAAAACGGCATGGGTTAAATTGGTCGATTAGTGAAATTGAGCAACTGATAGGAGTAGTAGATGGGCATCCATATTTATTAAGAAAAGCTTTGTATGAAATTACTCGCGGTAGCTTGACGTTAGAAAAATTTTTGCAAGTTGCCCCTACAGAAGAAGGACTTTATGGGGATCATCTCCGTCGTCATTTATTCAATTTAAAAGAAAATCCTTGTTTGGAAGGGGCAATGAAGGAAGTAATAGCTAGTAATGTCCCAGTTAGGTTAGAACCAAGTCAGGCTTTTAAACTGCGGAGTATGGGTTTAGTCAAGTTGCGGGGTAATGATGTAATTCCATTGTGTAATTTATATCGCATTTATTTCTGCGATCGCCTGGGAGTACATTAA
- a CDS encoding PIN domain-containing protein gives MTLGFLLDTNILSEPLRPIPNYKVLEKLRQYHQEIATASIVWNELLFGCHRLPPDLGG, from the coding sequence ATGACATTGGGCTTTTTGCTAGATACTAACATTTTGTCAGAGCCTCTGCGTCCAATTCCTAATTATAAAGTCCTAGAAAAGCTGCGACAGTATCATCAGGAAATAGCGACAGCATCTATTGTTTGGAATGAATTGCTTTTTGGCTGTCACCGCCTCCCCCCAGATTTGGGGGGCTAG
- a CDS encoding DUF1517 domain-containing protein, whose amino-acid sequence MRNKLFSHIKPFFKPLIALALMMVLTLGTAGDALAARSGGRMGGGSFSRSPSYSAPRTYSPGGGGGYYPRGGGYYPGGGGFGLPFLLPFFGFGGGVGSLFGIFIFIAIANFLVQSFRRVGAGNDTESLGYDNSQVSVARVQLGLLAQARELQTELNDLARTADTSTAEGRAQVLQESALALLRHPEYWVYGAGQFEKTGLALAEAKFNQLALAERSKFTEETLSNVNNQLRQASSNAALTAGGGQLAEATQAPSEYILVTLVVGFDGNLQLPTINSSDDMRQALRQIGSISSDRLLAVEVLWTPQAEGDTLTTDDLLAYYPDLKLI is encoded by the coding sequence ATGCGTAATAAATTGTTTTCCCATATCAAACCATTTTTTAAACCATTAATCGCCCTTGCTCTGATGATGGTATTAACACTAGGCACTGCGGGTGACGCTTTAGCAGCACGTAGTGGCGGACGAATGGGCGGCGGTTCTTTCAGTAGAAGCCCTAGCTATAGTGCGCCTCGTACCTACTCTCCAGGCGGTGGTGGTGGTTATTACCCACGCGGTGGTGGCTATTACCCAGGCGGTGGTGGTTTTGGACTTCCGTTTCTCCTGCCTTTCTTTGGCTTTGGAGGAGGGGTTGGCAGTTTATTCGGTATCTTTATTTTCATTGCAATTGCCAACTTCTTAGTACAATCTTTCCGCCGTGTTGGTGCTGGTAATGATACCGAAAGTTTGGGCTATGACAATTCCCAAGTTTCAGTAGCACGAGTACAATTAGGTTTATTAGCACAAGCTCGTGAGTTGCAAACAGAGTTAAACGATTTAGCTCGTACTGCTGATACAAGTACTGCTGAAGGACGGGCGCAAGTACTCCAAGAAAGTGCTTTAGCTTTGCTACGTCACCCTGAATACTGGGTTTATGGAGCAGGACAATTTGAGAAAACTGGATTAGCACTCGCTGAAGCTAAGTTTAATCAATTAGCTTTGGCTGAACGCAGTAAGTTTACTGAAGAAACTCTTTCTAATGTCAACAACCAATTGCGTCAAGCTAGTTCCAATGCTGCTTTAACTGCTGGTGGTGGACAGTTGGCTGAGGCTACACAAGCGCCTAGCGAATATATTTTAGTAACGCTTGTAGTTGGTTTCGATGGTAATCTGCAACTGCCAACTATTAACAGTTCTGACGATATGCGGCAAGCTTTACGTCAAATTGGTAGTATTTCAAGCGATCGCCTGCTGGCTGTAGAAGTTCTCTGGACACCTCAAGCAGAAGGCGACACACTCACAACCGATGATTTACTCGCCTATTATCCTGATTTGAAGTTGATCTAA
- the thiS gene encoding sulfur carrier protein ThiS yields the protein MSNGTVEITLQVNGEPRTCPPQTRLPQLLEQLGLNPRLVAVEYNGEILHRQFWSETEMAEGDRVEIVTIVGGG from the coding sequence ATGTCTAACGGTACTGTTGAAATCACACTGCAAGTTAACGGTGAACCCCGCACCTGTCCGCCACAAACTCGATTACCACAACTGCTAGAACAACTAGGTTTAAATCCTCGTTTAGTTGCAGTTGAGTACAATGGCGAAATTTTGCATCGGCAATTTTGGTCAGAAACAGAAATGGCTGAGGGCGATCGCGTAGAAATAGTTACGATTGTCGGAGGCGGCTAG
- a CDS encoding thiamine phosphate synthase yields the protein MGDKNNNINFIQPAVYRILDANLDRAREGLRIIEEWCRFGLNSGQLANECKQMRQELAGLHSSEIRAARDTPGDPGTELTHPKEEQRSGIEQLLQANLCRVEEALRVIEEYGKLYSTQMSADVKQMRYRVYTLESNLLAYRRHQLLKRSHLYLVTSPSENLFNVIEAALQGGLTLLQYRDKTSDDSIRLSYAHKLRQLCHHYGALFIINDRVDLAVAVDADGVHLGQQDIPVAFARQILGTQRIIGKSTTNPDEMQRAIQEGADYIGVGPVYETPTKAGKAAAGVEYVQYAAKNSPIPWFAIGGIDMNNLNDVLKSGAERVAVVRAIMEAEQPTLITQYFHSQLTRVQTLRSIEPQVVQSHV from the coding sequence ATGGGCGATAAAAATAACAATATTAATTTTATACAACCTGCTGTTTACCGCATTTTAGACGCTAATTTAGATCGAGCCAGAGAAGGTTTACGCATTATTGAAGAATGGTGCCGATTTGGTTTAAACAGTGGTCAGTTAGCCAATGAATGTAAGCAAATGCGGCAAGAGTTAGCTGGCTTGCATTCTTCAGAAATTAGGGCTGCGCGGGATACTCCAGGTGATCCTGGTACAGAATTAACACATCCCAAGGAAGAACAAAGATCGGGTATTGAGCAGTTGTTACAGGCAAATCTTTGCCGCGTCGAAGAAGCACTGCGGGTAATAGAAGAATATGGTAAGCTCTACAGTACACAAATGAGTGCTGATGTCAAGCAGATGCGCTATCGAGTTTATACGCTAGAAAGCAATTTGTTAGCTTACCGTCGTCATCAATTGCTGAAGCGATCGCACCTGTATTTAGTGACTTCCCCTTCAGAAAATTTGTTTAACGTAATCGAAGCAGCACTGCAAGGCGGGCTGACTTTATTACAGTATCGAGATAAAACCTCAGACGATTCTATCAGGCTGAGTTATGCCCATAAACTGCGACAGCTATGCCATCACTACGGCGCACTGTTTATTATTAATGATCGCGTAGATTTAGCCGTAGCGGTAGATGCTGATGGTGTACATCTCGGACAGCAGGACATTCCGGTAGCCTTTGCACGGCAAATATTAGGTACACAACGCATCATTGGTAAATCTACAACCAATCCAGATGAGATGCAACGAGCTATCCAAGAAGGTGCAGATTATATCGGCGTAGGACCAGTATATGAAACTCCTACCAAAGCTGGTAAAGCTGCTGCTGGTGTGGAATATGTCCAATACGCGGCTAAAAATTCCCCGATTCCTTGGTTTGCGATTGGGGGGATTGATATGAATAACTTAAATGATGTGTTGAAAAGTGGTGCAGAGCGCGTAGCTGTGGTTCGCGCAATTATGGAAGCGGAACAACCTACTTTAATAACTCAGTATTTCCATTCCCAACTAACTCGCGTGCAAACCCTACGCAGTATTGAACCTCAAGTTGTGCAGTCTCATGTCTAA
- a CDS encoding ABC transporter ATP-binding protein produces the protein MPILVAENLSKVYPVAVKEPGIKGTLAHFIRRNYRQVNAVQNVSFEINAGEVVGFLGANGAGKTTTLKMLTGLIHPSGGKVRVAGFVPFRRQEAFLQKITLVMGQKQQLLWDLPAIDSLNINAAVYGIPEDEYRKRIGELVEMLSLQGKLNQPVRKLSLGERMKAELLAALLHHPQVLFLDEPTLGLDVNAQVSVRDFLREYNQRYQATIILTSHYMADITALCQRVMLIHAGQLIYDGKLESLLDRFAPYREVKVELAQPLPAEKLVHYGEVESVEGREVRFLVKRETLTRTVAQILAELEVMDLTVTDPPVEEVIGRVFTAGVVE, from the coding sequence ATGCCGATACTTGTAGCTGAAAACCTCAGCAAAGTTTATCCCGTAGCCGTTAAAGAACCAGGTATCAAAGGTACATTAGCGCACTTCATCCGTCGTAACTATCGCCAAGTTAACGCAGTTCAAAATGTTTCCTTTGAAATCAATGCAGGTGAAGTAGTAGGTTTTTTAGGTGCTAATGGTGCTGGAAAAACCACCACACTCAAGATGCTGACAGGGTTAATTCATCCTTCTGGTGGTAAAGTCCGAGTTGCTGGATTCGTTCCCTTTCGCCGTCAAGAAGCATTTTTGCAAAAAATCACCTTAGTAATGGGGCAAAAACAGCAACTTTTGTGGGATTTACCAGCAATCGACTCCTTGAATATCAACGCGGCTGTTTATGGTATCCCTGAAGATGAGTATCGCAAGCGCATTGGCGAATTAGTCGAGATGCTTTCCCTGCAAGGTAAGCTTAACCAACCCGTGCGTAAACTCTCCTTGGGGGAACGCATGAAAGCAGAATTACTAGCAGCACTGCTTCATCATCCCCAAGTATTATTTTTAGATGAGCCAACTTTGGGGCTAGATGTCAACGCCCAAGTCAGCGTGCGAGACTTTTTACGTGAATATAATCAACGCTACCAAGCAACAATTATTTTAACCAGCCACTATATGGCTGATATCACCGCACTTTGCCAAAGAGTGATGCTGATTCATGCAGGGCAATTAATCTACGATGGTAAATTAGAAAGCCTCTTAGACCGCTTTGCCCCCTATCGTGAAGTTAAAGTAGAACTAGCGCAACCTTTACCCGCAGAAAAATTAGTACATTATGGTGAAGTCGAATCGGTAGAAGGGAGAGAAGTACGTTTTTTAGTAAAGCGAGAAACACTAACTCGCACAGTAGCTCAAATTTTAGCGGAATTAGAAGTAATGGATCTAACTGTAACTGATCCACCAGTAGAAGAAGTAATTGGTCGAGTATTTACTGCTGGAGTAGTTGAATAA
- a CDS encoding ABC transporter permease yields the protein MKRLIRTTTTFLTTYYAHMVEYRAELLFWALSNSLPIILMGVWNQAAQSGKFGLSPIDLVRYFFAVFMVRQLTIVWVVWDFEREVVEGTLSPRLLQPIDPAWHHIAGHISERIARIPFTVGLVILFFVLYPQAFWIPKLQTLLLCLIATLLAFVLRFIIQYTFGMLAFWTEKASAIEQLWYLFYLFLSGLIAPLELFPETVRNVVQWTPFPYMIHFPAAILIGLPVNIGQGLLVIIGWSVFFFVLNRWLWRKGLKHYSGMGA from the coding sequence ATGAAGCGATTAATTAGAACTACTACAACTTTTCTCACTACTTATTATGCCCACATGGTAGAGTATCGCGCAGAATTACTATTTTGGGCGTTATCTAACTCTTTACCAATTATTTTAATGGGTGTATGGAATCAAGCTGCTCAAAGTGGAAAATTTGGGCTATCACCGATAGATTTAGTACGCTATTTTTTTGCGGTTTTTATGGTGAGACAGCTAACAATTGTTTGGGTTGTTTGGGACTTTGAAAGGGAAGTAGTAGAAGGAACATTATCCCCGCGCTTGCTACAACCAATAGATCCAGCATGGCATCACATTGCTGGACATATTTCTGAACGTATTGCTCGGATTCCTTTTACTGTAGGGTTAGTAATTTTATTTTTTGTACTTTATCCTCAAGCTTTTTGGATACCAAAGTTGCAAACCTTATTGCTGTGTTTGATAGCAACATTGCTGGCTTTTGTATTGCGTTTTATCATTCAGTACACTTTTGGAATGTTAGCTTTTTGGACAGAAAAAGCTTCAGCAATTGAGCAACTATGGTATTTATTTTATCTGTTTTTATCTGGTTTGATTGCACCGTTAGAATTATTTCCCGAAACTGTGCGTAATGTGGTGCAATGGACACCTTTTCCCTATATGATACATTTTCCCGCAGCAATTTTGATTGGGTTGCCAGTGAATATAGGGCAAGGGTTATTAGTAATAATAGGTTGGAGTGTATTCTTTTTTGTGTTAAATCGTTGGTTATGGCGTAAAGGTTTGAAGCATTATTCTGGGATGGGTGCGTAA
- a CDS encoding patatin-like protein: MSSRLDKPEFSREHRLGLVVYGGVALAIYMNGICQEFYNAVRGRGIYKLIKALTDADIVVDIISGTSAGGINGVLLSYALANSQGKNCIKFDKFADVWKNSGDINKLLFDPKEYSGLDISSFFNGVGYYKKEIKEALVARIKDLKENAPEDDWVSEIKELDLFITGTDTMGKINQVFDNTNRVIELKDHQAIFHLKYRDYADNPFNPDDITCEALAKLCQITSCFPVAFPSVTVKLEPLDKNDPDKKLIEWGDLTNRIVPENKPKLDNSLSLKQHNKKGKKLSDIEDDPGAGYRLHFVDGGVLDNRPFSYTIKEIYHREVDRRVSRKLFYVDPSPDRFKGNSEYENMLKPNIVRVVQDSLIAMPRYESINKDLELINEHNEKVRRYKFLLADLETLLDIEEKDQENNDFYDQQRNVYLRTRLISLENKILPLIFLKSEGLVKASQQEKNRTNKLEKAAKLLAEPFTTPQASSKRLKLLEQLEKDICHLDVDYTLRKYFFITEYVYRLLDENYLCEWLKSKKKQEIEQSSINDEILINLKLIINKLNKYRKLIETIKSNIDKLFISPEIEKYFLKLLDESNNSSEQFTEKFYRAMLWLHGQFLNTESLSKSENHEFSIKELNKDLTEKIHQIKSLSSLNKFFQLSGEEQLVELQDLAEKSLLKKLVDETKKKLLSSGSGEVEHYNYIKEKLLNYFNQFEKLDTVLYPLDYLAGIPEKQLIETFRISPEDAQLGLSSKFNDGERLEQKLAGDTLRAFGGFFKKSWRANDILWGRLDGLNRIVDALVTEEKIKNFPKLLEIEAEKEAKKKNQPIDRASYLDRLLEEALFSDFDRERSLKSEVDKQYLMDKKKELKEKLEKLFPSLYAPSSGEQPINKEYLQDFINSLVSVGHLVILDQDLIQTMEVSIEEQLDGKQQKVPTDKPDAPLPAEKSDESIAIPKFNRIDFSFDSAITALVVKQVAKKSLKSISLKEKEDFFNQHYKIGLETFYHIPESERIKLLLKGILIFQDIFLTWQRKTKAKINSNKSKPNPLDFWSRFGWTVVGWMINIAILVINFILWWRF; this comes from the coding sequence ATGTCTTCTAGACTCGATAAACCTGAATTCTCTCGCGAACATCGTCTTGGATTAGTTGTATATGGAGGTGTCGCCTTGGCAATTTACATGAATGGAATTTGCCAAGAATTCTATAACGCTGTCCGAGGTCGAGGAATCTATAAACTGATCAAAGCTCTTACAGATGCTGATATCGTAGTGGACATTATTTCAGGAACTTCAGCCGGAGGGATTAATGGAGTTTTGTTAAGTTATGCTCTAGCAAACAGTCAAGGAAAAAATTGTATTAAATTTGATAAATTCGCTGACGTTTGGAAAAACAGTGGAGATATTAATAAACTCCTTTTCGATCCAAAAGAGTATTCTGGTCTTGACATATCTTCTTTTTTTAATGGAGTAGGCTACTATAAAAAAGAAATCAAAGAAGCTCTCGTAGCTCGGATAAAAGATTTAAAAGAAAACGCGCCTGAAGATGATTGGGTTTCAGAAATAAAAGAACTCGATTTATTTATTACAGGTACTGATACTATGGGTAAAATTAATCAAGTATTTGACAATACAAATCGTGTAATTGAGCTTAAAGATCACCAGGCAATTTTTCATCTAAAATATCGTGATTATGCGGATAACCCTTTCAATCCTGATGATATTACCTGTGAGGCACTTGCCAAGTTGTGTCAAATCACCTCTTGTTTTCCAGTTGCTTTCCCCTCTGTGACAGTCAAGCTTGAACCTTTAGATAAGAACGACCCCGATAAAAAATTAATTGAATGGGGAGATTTAACCAATCGAATTGTGCCTGAAAACAAGCCAAAACTCGATAATTCGCTCTCATTAAAACAACATAATAAGAAAGGCAAGAAACTCAGTGACATAGAGGACGATCCTGGCGCAGGATATCGCCTTCACTTTGTTGATGGCGGTGTATTAGACAATCGTCCATTTAGCTATACAATCAAAGAAATTTATCACCGAGAAGTAGATCGTCGAGTTTCCCGCAAGCTATTTTATGTCGATCCAAGTCCAGACCGTTTTAAAGGCAACTCTGAGTACGAGAATATGTTAAAACCTAATATTGTTCGGGTTGTACAAGATTCTCTAATTGCAATGCCGAGATATGAAAGTATCAATAAAGATTTGGAGTTAATCAATGAACACAACGAGAAAGTTCGTCGCTACAAGTTTTTGCTGGCAGATCTTGAGACTCTTTTAGATATCGAAGAAAAGGATCAAGAAAATAACGATTTTTACGATCAACAAAGAAATGTTTATCTACGGACACGCCTCATTAGTCTTGAAAATAAAATTCTTCCTTTAATATTTTTGAAGTCAGAAGGCTTGGTAAAAGCGAGTCAACAAGAAAAAAATCGGACTAACAAATTAGAGAAAGCTGCAAAGTTACTTGCCGAACCATTCACTACGCCACAAGCTAGCTCTAAACGGTTAAAGCTTCTTGAGCAACTTGAGAAAGACATCTGTCACCTGGATGTTGACTATACCTTAAGAAAGTACTTTTTTATTACTGAATACGTGTACAGGTTGCTTGATGAAAACTATCTTTGTGAATGGCTCAAGAGTAAAAAAAAGCAGGAGATTGAACAAAGTTCTATAAACGATGAAATATTGATTAATTTAAAATTAATAATTAATAAGTTGAATAAGTATAGAAAGCTTATTGAAACAATTAAATCCAATATAGACAAGTTATTTATTAGTCCAGAAATAGAAAAATATTTTTTAAAATTATTAGATGAATCCAATAATTCCAGTGAGCAATTTACCGAAAAATTCTATAGAGCCATGTTATGGTTACACGGGCAATTTCTCAATACAGAATCACTATCAAAGTCAGAGAACCATGAGTTCTCTATTAAAGAATTAAACAAAGATTTAACGGAAAAAATTCACCAAATAAAGTCATTATCTTCTTTAAATAAATTTTTTCAACTTTCTGGAGAGGAACAACTTGTTGAATTGCAAGATTTAGCAGAAAAATCTCTACTTAAGAAGCTAGTAGATGAAACCAAAAAGAAACTGCTAAGTAGTGGGTCTGGAGAAGTAGAGCATTATAATTATATTAAAGAAAAATTGTTAAATTATTTTAACCAATTTGAAAAACTTGATACAGTTCTATACCCTTTAGATTATTTAGCAGGTATTCCAGAAAAACAGTTAATTGAGACTTTTAGAATTAGTCCTGAAGATGCACAATTGGGTTTATCTAGTAAGTTTAATGATGGCGAACGACTGGAACAAAAACTTGCTGGAGATACTTTGAGAGCCTTTGGTGGTTTTTTCAAGAAATCTTGGCGTGCCAATGATATACTATGGGGACGTTTGGATGGACTTAATCGCATCGTTGATGCTTTAGTAACTGAGGAAAAAATCAAAAATTTTCCAAAATTATTAGAAATTGAAGCAGAGAAAGAGGCAAAGAAAAAGAATCAGCCAATTGATCGAGCCAGTTATTTAGACCGTTTGCTTGAGGAAGCATTATTTTCTGATTTTGATCGCGAACGCAGCTTAAAATCAGAGGTAGACAAGCAATACTTGATGGACAAAAAAAAGGAATTAAAGGAAAAACTAGAAAAATTGTTTCCATCGTTATATGCTCCTAGCAGTGGCGAACAACCCATAAATAAAGAGTACTTACAAGATTTTATAAATTCCCTAGTTTCTGTTGGGCATCTTGTTATTCTTGACCAAGATTTAATTCAGACTATGGAAGTTTCTATTGAGGAGCAATTGGACGGAAAACAACAAAAAGTGCCAACTGACAAGCCTGACGCTCCCTTACCTGCTGAGAAGTCTGACGAGTCCATAGCTATTCCTAAATTCAATCGGATAGACTTTAGTTTCGATTCAGCCATCACTGCACTTGTTGTCAAACAAGTTGCTAAAAAATCTCTCAAATCTATCTCATTAAAAGAGAAAGAAGACTTCTTCAATCAACATTATAAAATTGGTTTAGAAACTTTTTATCATATTCCCGAATCCGAGCGTATAAAACTTCTACTTAAAGGTATTCTGATTTTTCAAGATATTTTCCTAACATGGCAACGCAAAACCAAAGCTAAAATTAATTCAAACAAGTCAAAGCCTAACCCTCTTGATTTTTGGAGTCGCTTTGGATGGACAGTTGTCGGCTGGATGATAAATATTGCTATTTTGGTAATAAATTTTATTTTGTGGTGGCGTTTTTGA
- a CDS encoding ABC transporter permease: protein MQRYLRVLKLFWSAAIAAELEYRVNFILAAISSLGNLAGSLFGVSLFYSNGYTFPGWSWDEALIVLGIFTLLQGFSATFLAPNLNHIVDHIQKGTLDFILLKPISSQFWLSTRTLSPWGLPDIFFGLILIGYAGKNLQLPTSGYILSTVPLFFGLVILYSLWFILGATSVWFVKIYNVTEVLRGFIEAGRYPMVAYPAAYRFFFTFIVPVAFLTTVPAEAMLGKVQIGWLVGAGVLAIVLLFFARLFWRFALRFYTSASS from the coding sequence ATGCAAAGATATTTAAGAGTATTAAAACTATTTTGGAGTGCTGCGATCGCCGCCGAACTCGAATATCGAGTAAACTTTATTCTAGCAGCCATCAGCAGCTTAGGAAACCTTGCTGGTAGCCTTTTCGGTGTATCACTGTTTTATAGCAACGGCTACACATTTCCAGGTTGGTCTTGGGATGAAGCATTAATAGTTCTAGGAATATTTACTCTGCTTCAGGGGTTTTCCGCTACTTTTCTAGCACCAAACCTCAACCATATTGTCGATCACATCCAGAAAGGAACCCTGGATTTTATACTCCTTAAACCAATTAGTAGTCAATTTTGGCTTTCTACTCGTACCCTTTCACCTTGGGGACTACCAGATATATTTTTTGGATTAATATTAATCGGTTACGCTGGTAAAAACCTGCAATTACCAACAAGCGGGTATATCCTCAGCACAGTACCCTTATTTTTTGGATTGGTAATTCTGTATAGCCTATGGTTTATCCTGGGAGCAACTAGCGTTTGGTTTGTCAAAATTTATAACGTTACCGAAGTTCTGAGAGGTTTTATTGAAGCTGGTAGATATCCAATGGTGGCATATCCTGCGGCTTATCGCTTCTTTTTTACTTTTATAGTTCCAGTAGCATTTTTAACAACAGTCCCCGCAGAAGCAATGCTTGGTAAAGTTCAAATTGGTTGGTTAGTTGGGGCTGGGGTGTTAGCAATAGTGTTGCTGTTTTTTGCTCGGTTATTTTGGAGGTTTGCACTCAGATTTTATACCAGTGCTTCTAGTTAA
- a CDS encoding type II toxin-antitoxin system HicB family antitoxin translates to MNFPYTIVIQWSNEDQGYFVHLPEFPTQKFHTHGETYEEALKNAQEVLELLIEEYQQDGKALPQPKQFNYLVCVA, encoded by the coding sequence ATGAATTTCCCTTATACAATTGTGATTCAATGGTCAAATGAAGATCAAGGTTATTTTGTACATTTACCCGAATTTCCTACTCAAAAATTTCATACTCATGGTGAAACTTATGAAGAAGCATTAAAGAATGCTCAAGAAGTTTTAGAACTTTTGATTGAGGAATATCAACAAGATGGTAAAGCTTTACCACAGCCTAAACAATTCAATTATTTGGTTTGTGTAGCTTAA
- a CDS encoding type II toxin-antitoxin system VapC family toxin encodes MSNFLQCVIDANVGIKRFIADPLSPNVNQLLTHLNIPQTEIYIPDLFYIEIANIFWKYVRAGMYTPEQVQTDLATLKGFPLKVVPMGELMEEAVNIAVAYGISAYDASYVALAHRVSAPLLTLDKRLVNTLATAPYNVRLFTNFSIPPLL; translated from the coding sequence ATGAGTAACTTTTTACAGTGTGTCATTGATGCAAATGTTGGCATTAAAAGATTTATTGCCGATCCACTATCACCTAATGTGAATCAACTACTAACTCATCTCAACATTCCCCAGACAGAAATCTATATCCCAGATTTGTTTTATATCGAAATAGCGAATATTTTTTGGAAATACGTCCGCGCTGGAATGTACACACCAGAGCAAGTTCAAACAGACTTAGCTACTCTCAAAGGTTTTCCGCTAAAAGTTGTGCCTATGGGTGAATTAATGGAAGAAGCAGTTAATATAGCCGTAGCTTACGGAATTTCTGCTTATGATGCCTCTTATGTTGCCCTTGCTCACCGAGTTTCTGCACCTTTGTTAACTTTAGATAAAAGGCTAGTCAATACTTTAGCAACCGCGCCATATAATGTGCGTTTGTTTACTAACTTTTCTATCCCACCGTTACTCTAA